The following are encoded together in the Glycine max cultivar Williams 82 chromosome 8, Glycine_max_v4.0, whole genome shotgun sequence genome:
- the LOC100306233 gene encoding kunitz family trypsin and protease inhibitor precursor produces MFRESLFALFLLSAFSSSLLPLTTAQDYVLDTDGHAVENHGTYYLLPAKSGSGGGGIEVAATGKESCALTVVQSLNEDSMGLPLKLSSPSITTSHFTEYTSLSIEFTSAPAPCSSASEWTVVKGLPEGRAVKLNDYGNTVEGDFAFVCAKREFYRCNKSYQLIFCPYGLMRCEDVGISIDDDGNRRLVISDGNPFLFKLQKVGSSSSA; encoded by the coding sequence ATGTTTCGTGAATCTTTGTTTGCTCTCTTTCTACTTTCTGCCTTCTCCTCCTCACTCCTACCTTTAACCACTGCTCAAGATTACGTTCTCGACACGGACGGTCACGCGGTTGAAAATCACGGTACATACTATTTGTTGCCAGCGAAATCAGGAAGCGGCGGTGGTGGAATAGAGGTAGCCGCAACTGGCAAAGAAAGTTGCGCTCTCACTGTAGTGCAATCTCTGAACGAGGACTCCATGGGGCTACCATTGAAGCTTTCAAGCCCATCCATCACTACGTCTCACTTCACCGAATACACTTCGTTGAGCATCGAGTTCACTTCGGCGCCGGCGCCGTGTTCGTCCGCTTCGGAGTGGACCGTTGTCAAGGGATTACCCGAAGGACGCGCCGTTAAACTTAACGATTACGGGAACACCGTAGAGGGTGACTTTGCTTTTGTATGTGCTAAGAGAGAATTTTACCGTTGCAATAAATCGTATCAGCTTATTTTCTGTCCATATGGTCTTATGAGGTGTGAAGATGTTGGGATCTCTATTGACGATGATGGAAACAGGCGTTTGGTGATCTCCGACGGGAATCCATTCCTGTTTAAGCTTCAGAAAGTTGGTTCATCTTCTTCTGCATGA
- the LOC100527742 gene encoding trypsin inhibitor precursor, whose amino-acid sequence MKRTPILFPLFFLLCAFTSYLPSATADDDHVYDTDGDKLQYGVNYFVLPVIRGNGGGIQVAKAGNETCPLTVVQSGNELSEGLPIKIASRSAGVAFITQGQLFKSIQFGVFPSTLRPGCPPSPIPSKWDPPSKWTIVEGLPERGLAVKLVGYQNRVSGWFSIVKVADDASSSSVGYKLVFCLWPEEEVMIHLCKNVGIRTDGKGIRRLVLSENTPLVVQFQKFRSALALNNHVLSASE is encoded by the coding sequence TccctctcttctttcttctttgtgccTTCACCTCATATCTACCTTCAGCCACCGCTGATGATGATCATGTGTACGACACTGACGGCGATAAGCTTCAATACGGTGTCAATTATTTCGTGTTGCCAGTGATAAGAGGAAATGGCGGTGGAATACAAGTAGCAAAAGCAGGAAACGAAACTTGCCCTCTGACTGTGGTGCAATCTGGCAACGAGCTCTCTGAGGGGTTACCGATAAAGATTGCATCTCGATCAGCAGGAGTCGCTTTCATCACCCAAGGCCAGCTTTTCAAGAGCATTCAGTTCGGTGTGTTTCCATCCACACTCAGACCAGGGTGTCCCCCAAGTCCAATTCCTTCTAAGTGGGACCCACCTTCCAAGTGGACTATCGTTGAGGGTCTACCAGAAAGAGGACTCGCTGTTAAGCTTGTTGGTTACCAAAATAGAGTGTCTGGTTGGTTCAGTATTGTGAAAGTTGCTGAtgatgcttcttcttcttctgtggGCTATAAGCTTGTGTTCTGTCTATGGCCAGAAGAAGAGGTGATGATTCACTTATGTAAGAATGTTGGGATTCGTACCGATGGTAAGGGAATCAGGCGCTTGGTGCTGTCTGAGAACACTCCTTTAGTCGTTCAGTTTCAGAAATTTCGATCTGCACTGGCCCTGAATAATCATGTGCTTTCTGCCAGTGAGTGA